The region TGCCGTAGGCCTCAGCGATTTTGAGTTCGTCAATCCAGCTGCCTGGCTCCAATTCCCGATTAAAAATCCGCTGACGAAGAAGTTCAGCAACTTCTTCGTAAAGTGCGCGGGGAGCTAAGGAGAGGGCGGCCATGGTTCGGATTGTAAGCGGGAAAGAATTTTTTGCATCAATAATTATAAATAACGTAAACTCGCTGGATTGATGTGGCATCTGCCTGCCTTGAGCGAGATGCCATTTGTCTAACCCACACTTGTATTGCCGCCATGACACACCACTCACCAGAATTCCAGCCCGGTAACCTTGACGCTTGGGCCAAAGCCGCCGCCAAATCTGCCCCCGGCGGAGATGTGAATGCGCTGAATTGGCTGACCCCCGATGGCATCACGGTCAAACCCCTGTATACCGCAGCTGACACGCAAAACCTGCAGCACACCGACACTTTGCCCGGTTTTGAACCGTATCTGCGTGGCCCCCAAGCCACCATGTACGCGGTACGCCCCTGGACGATCCGCCAATACGCTGGTTTTTCAACCGCTGAAGAATCCAACGCCTTCTATCGCAAGGCGCTGGCTGCAGGCGGGCAAGGCGTGTCGGTGGCGTTTGACCTGGCTACTCACCGGGGCTATGACTCTGATCACCCGCGTGTGACCGGTGACGTGGGCAAGGCCGGTGTGGCGATTGACTCGGTCGAAGACATGAAGATTCTGTTCAATGAGATCCCATTGGACAAGGTGAGCGTTTCCATGACCATGAACGGCGCGGTGCTGCCGGTGCTGGCGGGCTACGTGGTGGCGGCGGAAGAGCAGGGTGTGAGCCAGGACAAGTTGAGCGGAACCATTCAGAACGACATCCTAAAAGAGTTCATGGTGCGCAACACCTACATCTACCCGCCTGAGCCGTCGATGAAGATCATTGGCGACATCATCGAGTACACCGCCAAAAACATGCCCAAGTTCAACTCGATCAGTATTTCGGGTTACCACATGCAGGAAGCCGGGGCCAATCAGGCGCTGGAACTGGCCTTCACCCTGGCCGACGGCAAGGAATACGTCAAAACCGCCATTGCCAAGGGCATGGATGTGGACGACTTTGCTGGCCGCCTGAGCTTCTTCTGGGCCATCGGCATGAACTTCTACTTGGAAGTGGCCAAGATGCGCGCTGCCCGTCTGCTGTGGTGTCGCATCATGAAAGGTTTTGAGGCCAAAAAGCCCAAGAGCCTGATGCTGCGCACCCACTGCCAGACCAGCGGCTGGAGTCTGACCGAGCAAGACCCCTACAACAACGTGGTGCGTACCACCATTGAGGCCATGGCTGCCGTGTTTGGTGGCACCCAGTCACTGCACACCAATTCATTTGACGAAGCCATCGCGCTGCCGACCGAGTTCAGCGCCCGTATCGCCCGTAATACCCAGCTCATCATCCAGGAAGAAACCCACATCACCAATGTAATCGACCCCTGGGCGGGCAGCTACATGATGGAAAAGCTGACCCAGGACATGGCGGATGCTGCCTGGGCCATCATCGAAGAAGTTGAAGCCATGGGCGGCATGACCAAGGCGGTGGACAGCGGCTGGGCCAAGCTCAAGATCGAAGCCGCAGCGGCTGAAAAACAGGCTCGCATCGACAGCGGCAAAGATGTGATCGTCGGCGTGAACAAATACAAACTCAAGACCGAAGACACCATTGAAGCCCGTGACATTGACAACGTGGCGGTGCGGGATTCCCAAATTGCCCGTCTCAATGCCATCAAGCAAAAACGTGATGCAGCGCAGGTACAGCAAGCGTTAGAAGCTATCGAAAGTGCAGCAGAGAGTGGCACCGGCAATTTGCTGGATTTGTGTATCAAGGCGGTGCGGGTGCGTGCCACCGTTGGGGAAATCAGTGATGCCATGGAAAAATCATTTGGCCGCCACCGTGCGGACACCCAAAAAGTGACCGGTGTCTACGCCGCCGCCTATGACAGCGCCGAAGGCTGGGACAAGCTCAAGGAAGAAATTGCCCAGTTCGCCACCGAGCAGGGCCGCCGCCCACGGGTGATGATCAGCAAACTTGGCCAGGACGGCCATGACCGCGGCGCCAAAGTGGTAGCCACCGCCTTTGCCGACCTGGGCTTTGACGTAGACATGGGGCCGCTGTTTCAAACGCCTGAAGAATGCGCCCGCCAGGCGATTGAAAACGATGTACACGCCGTGGGTGTCTCGACACTCGCCGCTGGCCACAAAACCCTGGTGCCCGCCATCATTGCTGAGCTGAAAAAGCAGGGTGCCGATGACATCATCGTCTTCGTTGGTGGCGTGATTCCGCGCCAGGATTACGACATGCTGTATGAGGCCGGTGTCAAAGGCATCTACGGCCCCGGCACGCCGATTCCGGCCAGCGCCAAGGATGTGTTGGAGCAGATCAAGAAGGCTTTGGGCTGAATGGCTCGCTAGACACAGCGGATATTGAATAAGTTTATGACTCAGTCCATTGGTGGCTTGCTGGATGGCATCACCCAATATGATGGCTTGCGCCAACGCCGCGCCGTGGCCAAAGCCATCACCTTGCTCGAATCCACCCGCCCAGACCACCGGGTGCAGGCCGACGCGCTGTTGACCACCTTGTTACCCCACACCGGCAAGTCTTTCCGCTTGGGCATCAGCGGCGTACCTGGTGTGGGCAAATCCACTTTCATTGAGGCACTTGGCCTGTATCTGATCGGGCAGGGCCACCGGGTGGCGGTGCTGGCGGTAGACCCCAGCAGTTCGGTTTCTGGCGGCTCCATCCTGGGCGACAAGACACGTATGGAAATGCTGTCGGTGCATGAAAAGGCCTACATCCGCCCCAGCCCGAGCAGCGGTACGCTGGGTGGTGTGGCCGAGAAAACCCGCGAGGCCATGCTGGTCTGCGAGGCGGCGGGTTATGACGTGGTGATTGTTGAAACCGTGGGTGTGGGCCAAAGTGAAACCGCTGTGGCGAACATGACCGACATGTTTGTGCTGATGCAGTTGCCCAATGCGGGTGATGATCTTCAAGCCATCAAAAAAGGCGTGATGGAACTGGCCGACCTGGTGGTCATCAACAAGGTCGATATCGACCCCGATGCCGCCACCCGCGCCCGCGCCCAGATCACCTCCAGCCTGCGCTTGCTCGGCCTGCATGGCAACCCGGAGCACATGCACCATGACGCTGCCATCTGGCACCCGCAAGTGATCCAGCTCAGCGCCTTGCATGCCCAGGGTGTTGACAGCTTCTGGAGCAAGGTGCTTGAATTCAAGGCCCTTCAAACCCGGAACGGCAAGTTTGACGTGCGCCGCCAGAAACAGGCTCTGGCCTGGATGTGGGAGCGTATTGATGCCGGGTTGAAGCAGGCATTTGCCCAGCACCCTGCGGTCAAGGAGTTGTTGCCCAAATTGACCCAGGAGGTGCTTGAAGGCCGACTGGCCGCCTCCACTGCAGCAAGAAATATGCTTGCAGCGCAAGAGAATCAAACGTAGATAGCTATAAATTGTATAGTGATTAAATTCGATCCATTTCTGACAAAAGAGAGACCCAGCCATGCATGACATCCTTGAACAATTGGACAAAAAGCGCCAACTCGCCCGCTTGGGTGGGGGCCAGAAGCGCATCGACGCGCAGCACAAAAAAGGCAAACTCACCGCCCGTGAGCGCCTGGAAGTGTTGCTGGATGAAGGCACGTTCGAAGAGTGGGACATGTTTGTGGAGCACCGCTGCTCAGACTTCGGCATGCAGGACAACAAGATTCCCGGTGACGGTGTGGTCACCGGCTACGGCATGATCAACGGCCGTCTGGTGTTTGTTTTCAGCCAGGATTTCACCGTGTTTGGTGGTGCCTTGTCTGAAGCCCATGCTGAAAAAATCTGCAAGATCATGGACCAGGCCATGAAGGTGGGTGCACCGGTGATTGGCCTGAACGACTCGGGTGGTGCGCGTATTCAGGAAGGTGTGGCTTCTCTTGGCGGTTATGCCGACGTGTTCCAGCGTAATGTGATGGCCAGCGGCGTGGTGCCACAGATCAGCATGATCATGGGGCCCTCAGCCGGGGGTGCGGTGTACAGCCCGGCCATGACCGACTTCATCTTCATGGTCAAGGACAGCAGCTACATGTTTGTCACCGGCCCTGAAGTGGTCAAAACCGTCACCCACGAAGAAGTTACCGCCGAAGAGTTGGGCGGAGCCATCAGCCACACCACCAAGAGCGGTGTCGCCGACCTGGCGTTTGAGAACGACGTAGAAGCCTTGCTGATGCTGCGCCGCCTCTACAACTACCTGCCGCTGAACAACCGCGAAAAAGCCCCGGTGCGCCAGAGTGGTGACCCCAGTGGCCGCCTGGAACACAGCCTGGACACCCTGGTGCCCGACAATCCGAACAAGCCCTACGACATGAAAGAGCTGATCGTCAAAACGGTGGACGATGGCGACTTTTTTGAGCTGCAACCCGAGTACGCCAAAAACATCCTGATCGGTTTTGCCCGCATGGACGGTCAGACTGTCGGTATCGTGGCGAATCAGCCGCTGGTGCTGGCTGGTTGCCTGGACATCAAGAGCAGCATCAAGGCCGCGCGTTTTGTGCGTTTTTGTGATGCCTTCAACATTCCGGTGATCACCTTTGTCGACGTGCCCGGCTTCATGCCCGGCACCTCACAAGAGTACGGCGGCATCATCAAACACGGGGCCAAACTGCTCTATGCCTACGCTGAATGCACCGTGCCCAAAATCACCGTCATCACCCGCAAGGCCTACGGCGGCGCGTATGACGTGATGAGCTCCAAACACCTGCGTGGTGACGTGAACTTCGCCTGGCCCAACGCCGAAATCGCGGTGATGGGAGCCAAAGGCGCGGTGGAAATCATCTTCCGCGAAGACAAGGGTGACCCGGCCAAGCTGGCCGCCAAGGAAGCCGAATACAAAGCCCGTTTTGCCAACCCGTTTGTGGCCGGTGCACGCGGCTTCATTGACGACGTGATTCAACCCTACGAAACCCGCAAACGCATTTGCCGCAGCCTGGTGATGCTCAAGGACAAAAAGCTTGAGAACCCCTGGCGCAAACACGGCAACATTCCCCTTTAAGACCCGAGGAGTACAAGAATATGTTTACCAAAATCCTGATCGCCAACCGTGGCGAGATCGCTTGCCGTGTCATTACCACGGCGAAAAAAATGGGCATTCAAACCGTGGCGGTGTATTCCGATGCCGACAAAGATGCCCGCTTTGTGCTGCTGGCCGATGAGGCCGTCAACATTGGCCCGGCCCCCAGCCGCGAAAGTTACCTGGTGGGTGACAAGATCATTGCCGCGTGCAAACAAACCGGTGCCCAGGCGCTGCACCCCGGCTACGGTTTTTTGAGCGAAAACGCCGAATTTGCCAAACGGGTGGAAGAGGAAGGCATTGTCTTCATCGGCCCCAAACATTACTCCATGGCCGCCATGGGCGACAAGATCGAGTCGAAAAAACTCGCCGGCAGCGCCGGTGTCAACTGCATTCCGGGGGTCAACAGCGCCATCGAAACCGCTGAAAAAGCCGTTGAAATTGCCCAGGGTATTGGCTACCCGGTGATGATCAAGGCCAGCGCTGGTGGTGGTGGCAAAGGCTTGCGTGTGGCCTACAACGACAAGGAAGCGTTTGAAGGCTTCACCAGCTGCCGCAATGAAGCCCGCAACAGTTTTGGCGACGACCGCGTGTTTGTCGAAAAGTTTGTCGAAGAACCGCGTCACATCGAAATCCAGCTGATTGGTGATGCCCATGGCAACGTGGTTTACCTCAATGAGCGTGAATGCTCAATCCAGCGCCGCCACCAGAAGGTGATTGAAGAAGCGCCATCCCCGTTTATTTCCGATGCCACCCGCAAAGCCATGGGTGAACAAGCCGTGGCCCTGGCCAAAGCGGTCAACTACCAAAGCGCCGGCACAGTGGAGTTTGTGGTTGGTAAAGACCAGAGCTTCTACTTTCTGGAAATGAATACCCGCTTGCAGGTGGAACACCCGGTCACCGAGTGCATCACCGGGCTCGACTTGGTGGAGCTGATGATTCGCGTGGCCGCGGGCGAAAAACTGCCCATGACCCAGGCTGAAGTCAAACGCAATGGCTGGGCGATTGAATGCCGCATCAACGCCGAAGACCCGTTCCGCAACTTCCTGCCCTCCACCGGCCGTCTGGTGCGTTTTGCTCCGCCTGCACAAACCATGTTCCAGTCCAACACCCTCGATTGGTTTGGCGTGCGGGTGGACACTGGTGTACAAGACGGTGGCGAGATTCCGATGTTTTACGACTCGATGATTGCCAAGCTGATCGTGCACGGCACCGACCGGCTGGATGCCATCGCCAAGATGCGTGAAGCGCTTAACGGCTTCGTCATTCGCGGCATCAGCAGCAACATTCCGTTCCAGGCCGCCTTGCTGGCGCACCCCAAGTTTGTCGCGGGCAACTTCAACACTGGTTTTATTGCCGAACACTACGCTCAGGGCTTCAAAGCCGAGGACGTGCCGCACGAAGACCCGCATTTCATGCTGGCGCTGGCGGCCTTTGTGCGCCGCAAGTCACGCGAACGTGCGGCCAGCCTGTCAGGCCAGTTGCCGGGTTATGCGGTCAACATCGGCAGCGACTATGTGGTGGTCACCCTGGGTGATGATGGCAGCAATGCCTACACCCCGGTGCATGTCGATGAGTTTGCAGGCAAAACAGGCTTTGCGCGCATCAAAATGGGTGCAAGCAGCTATGAAATTTGTAGCGATTCGCGCCTCAATGACGTGTGTATTTGGGGTACGGTGAACGGAGAACCCTTTACGGCCCAAGTGGAACGTGGCACCCCCAAAAACCCGCTGGCACTGCGTTTGCAGCACAACGGCACTCGCCTGGACGTGCTGGTGATCTCCCCACGTATGGCAGAGTTACACGCGCTGATGCCCTTCAAGGCACCGCCAGACATGAGCCGCTATGTACTCTCACCCATGCCCGGTTTGCTGGTCGATGTGGCGGTGGCTCCAGGCCAAAAAGTGCAGGCCGGTGAACGTGTGGCGGTGATTGAAGCCATGAAGATGGAAAACGTGCTGTTTGCCGCCGCCGATGGTGTGGTTAGCAAAGTGTTGGCCAACAAGGGTGAAAGCCTGACGGTGGATCAGCCGATTGTGGAGTTTGCATGAACGTCCCGGCACTTCAACGTCCTTTCAAAGTGCTGGGCATCCAGCAAATCGCCATTGGCGGCACCAGCAAGGCGCAGCTCAAAAAACTCTGGGTCGACATGCTGGGCCTGGAGGTCACTGGCACGTTCCAGAGTGAGCGTGAAAACGTCGACGAAGACATTTGCGCCATGGGCAGTGGCTCGTTCAAGGTCGAAGTCGATCTGATGCAGCCGATGGATGTGGACAAAAAACCGGCGGTGCACACCACTCCGCTGAACCATGTCGGCCTGTGGATTGACGATTTGCCCAAGGCGGTGGAGTGGCTCACGGCCAATGGCGTGCGTTTTGCGCCAGGCGGCATTCGCAAAGGTGCGGCGGGTTTTGACATCTGTTTTTTGCACCCCAAAGCCAATGAGGAGTTCCCGATTGCCGGTGAAGGTGTGCTGATCGAGATGGTGCAAGCCCCCGCGGAAGTGGTG is a window of Rhodoferax lithotrophicus DNA encoding:
- the scpA gene encoding methylmalonyl-CoA mutase, with the translated sequence MTHHSPEFQPGNLDAWAKAAAKSAPGGDVNALNWLTPDGITVKPLYTAADTQNLQHTDTLPGFEPYLRGPQATMYAVRPWTIRQYAGFSTAEESNAFYRKALAAGGQGVSVAFDLATHRGYDSDHPRVTGDVGKAGVAIDSVEDMKILFNEIPLDKVSVSMTMNGAVLPVLAGYVVAAEEQGVSQDKLSGTIQNDILKEFMVRNTYIYPPEPSMKIIGDIIEYTAKNMPKFNSISISGYHMQEAGANQALELAFTLADGKEYVKTAIAKGMDVDDFAGRLSFFWAIGMNFYLEVAKMRAARLLWCRIMKGFEAKKPKSLMLRTHCQTSGWSLTEQDPYNNVVRTTIEAMAAVFGGTQSLHTNSFDEAIALPTEFSARIARNTQLIIQEETHITNVIDPWAGSYMMEKLTQDMADAAWAIIEEVEAMGGMTKAVDSGWAKLKIEAAAAEKQARIDSGKDVIVGVNKYKLKTEDTIEARDIDNVAVRDSQIARLNAIKQKRDAAQVQQALEAIESAAESGTGNLLDLCIKAVRVRATVGEISDAMEKSFGRHRADTQKVTGVYAAAYDSAEGWDKLKEEIAQFATEQGRRPRVMISKLGQDGHDRGAKVVATAFADLGFDVDMGPLFQTPEECARQAIENDVHAVGVSTLAAGHKTLVPAIIAELKKQGADDIIVFVGGVIPRQDYDMLYEAGVKGIYGPGTPIPASAKDVLEQIKKALG
- the meaB gene encoding methylmalonyl Co-A mutase-associated GTPase MeaB yields the protein MTQSIGGLLDGITQYDGLRQRRAVAKAITLLESTRPDHRVQADALLTTLLPHTGKSFRLGISGVPGVGKSTFIEALGLYLIGQGHRVAVLAVDPSSSVSGGSILGDKTRMEMLSVHEKAYIRPSPSSGTLGGVAEKTREAMLVCEAAGYDVVIVETVGVGQSETAVANMTDMFVLMQLPNAGDDLQAIKKGVMELADLVVINKVDIDPDAATRARAQITSSLRLLGLHGNPEHMHHDAAIWHPQVIQLSALHAQGVDSFWSKVLEFKALQTRNGKFDVRRQKQALAWMWERIDAGLKQAFAQHPAVKELLPKLTQEVLEGRLAASTAARNMLAAQENQT
- a CDS encoding acetyl-CoA carboxylase biotin carboxylase subunit translates to MFTKILIANRGEIACRVITTAKKMGIQTVAVYSDADKDARFVLLADEAVNIGPAPSRESYLVGDKIIAACKQTGAQALHPGYGFLSENAEFAKRVEEEGIVFIGPKHYSMAAMGDKIESKKLAGSAGVNCIPGVNSAIETAEKAVEIAQGIGYPVMIKASAGGGGKGLRVAYNDKEAFEGFTSCRNEARNSFGDDRVFVEKFVEEPRHIEIQLIGDAHGNVVYLNERECSIQRRHQKVIEEAPSPFISDATRKAMGEQAVALAKAVNYQSAGTVEFVVGKDQSFYFLEMNTRLQVEHPVTECITGLDLVELMIRVAAGEKLPMTQAEVKRNGWAIECRINAEDPFRNFLPSTGRLVRFAPPAQTMFQSNTLDWFGVRVDTGVQDGGEIPMFYDSMIAKLIVHGTDRLDAIAKMREALNGFVIRGISSNIPFQAALLAHPKFVAGNFNTGFIAEHYAQGFKAEDVPHEDPHFMLALAAFVRRKSRERAASLSGQLPGYAVNIGSDYVVVTLGDDGSNAYTPVHVDEFAGKTGFARIKMGASSYEICSDSRLNDVCIWGTVNGEPFTAQVERGTPKNPLALRLQHNGTRLDVLVISPRMAELHALMPFKAPPDMSRYVLSPMPGLLVDVAVAPGQKVQAGERVAVIEAMKMENVLFAAADGVVSKVLANKGESLTVDQPIVEFA
- a CDS encoding acyl-CoA carboxylase subunit beta, which encodes MHDILEQLDKKRQLARLGGGQKRIDAQHKKGKLTARERLEVLLDEGTFEEWDMFVEHRCSDFGMQDNKIPGDGVVTGYGMINGRLVFVFSQDFTVFGGALSEAHAEKICKIMDQAMKVGAPVIGLNDSGGARIQEGVASLGGYADVFQRNVMASGVVPQISMIMGPSAGGAVYSPAMTDFIFMVKDSSYMFVTGPEVVKTVTHEEVTAEELGGAISHTTKSGVADLAFENDVEALLMLRRLYNYLPLNNREKAPVRQSGDPSGRLEHSLDTLVPDNPNKPYDMKELIVKTVDDGDFFELQPEYAKNILIGFARMDGQTVGIVANQPLVLAGCLDIKSSIKAARFVRFCDAFNIPVITFVDVPGFMPGTSQEYGGIIKHGAKLLYAYAECTVPKITVITRKAYGGAYDVMSSKHLRGDVNFAWPNAEIAVMGAKGAVEIIFREDKGDPAKLAAKEAEYKARFANPFVAGARGFIDDVIQPYETRKRICRSLVMLKDKKLENPWRKHGNIPL
- a CDS encoding VOC family protein, whose amino-acid sequence is MNVPALQRPFKVLGIQQIAIGGTSKAQLKKLWVDMLGLEVTGTFQSERENVDEDICAMGSGSFKVEVDLMQPMDVDKKPAVHTTPLNHVGLWIDDLPKAVEWLTANGVRFAPGGIRKGAAGFDICFLHPKANEEFPIAGEGVLIEMVQAPAEVVAAFASLSASPFQ